The DNA region CGAGGCGCTGCGGCGCCACGTCGAGGACGCCGCGCGCGACCTGCGGCGGGAGCGGGGAGCGGCGGCGCCGTGAGCACGGGGGCACGGGAGCGGCGCGCCTGGGTCGAGACCACGCTGCGCGAACTGGTCCTCGGCGCGCCGGAGAACACGTTGCGCGACCGCGGCGGCGTCGCGATCTTCGGGCCGCCGCTCGTCGGTGTCGCCGACGGCGACGACCCGCTGTTCGAGACGTTCCGCGACGTCGTCAGCCCGCGCCACCTCATGCCCCGCGCGGTGATCCGCGACCGCATGGCGGACCCGTCCGCGCCAGTTCGCGTCATCGCCTGGGCCCTCCCCTACACGGAGGCCGTCCGGCGCTCCAACCGCGGCGCCGAGTGGCCTTCGTCGCTCTACTCGCAGGCGCGCAACAACGCTGCGGCGCTCAGCGAGCGGGTGTCGCGGTCCTTCGTCGCGCGCCTCGTTGAACGGGGACACGCCGCGACGACGCCGATCGCGACCGCGGCGTACGACGCCTTCCGGGACGAGCGCTGGGTGTTCTCCTCCGCGTGGTCCGAGCGCCACGCGGCCTACGCGGCCGGTCTCGGGACGTTCGGGCTGAACGCGGGACTGATCACGCCGGCCGGGATTGCCGTGCGTTTCGGCAGCGCGGTCACCGATCTGGACGTGGAGGTTTCCGCCAGTCCGACCGGAAGCCATCGCCATCCCTGCCTCGGGCCGGACGGCACCGGCTGCGGCCGGTGCATCCCCCGCTGCCCTGCCGGGGCGATCGGCCCCGACGGCCTGGACAAGGAGAAGTGCTACCAGCGCCGCAACGTGGTGCGCGAACGCTTCCTTCCCGGCTACCGCCAGACGCTGGAGCTGCTGGAGGCCGACGTCGTCAAGGGCGGGAAGCGGACGTCCGGGCACTCGCTCGGCTGCGCGCTCTGCCAGTGCGGCGTCCCGTGCGAGGCGGGCACCCCGCAGACCGCCGCGGGCGGCGGGCACGCCGGTGCTTGACGTCAAGCTCAAGCTGCGCCCGGGCCACACCGCCGAGCGCACGTGGGACGGGCCGGCGGCGCTGCGCCAGCTCGTGTGGAACATCACGTACGCGTGCAATTTCTCCTGTGCCGTCTGCTATGCCGATGCCGGGCGGCGGCGCGACGGCGAGATCGACACCGCTGCGGCGAAGAACTTGATCGCGCGCGCCCGCGAGGCGGGCGTCCGGGACGTCATCGTCTCCGGCGGCGAGCCCTTCATGCGGCCTGACGTCCCCGAGCTGCTGGCCGCGATGGCTCGGCACGGCATCTCGGCCCGCATCGCCACCAACGGCAGCCTCCTGACGGACGAGCTGCTGCGGCGCCTCCGCGCCGAGACGCTCGTGTCGAGCTTCCAGGTGAGCATCGACACCCTCGATCCCTCCCGATACGCGGCGCTGCACGGCTGTGACCCCGCGCTGCTCGAGCGGGCGATCGCGGCCACGCGCCTCGTCCAGGCCGCCGGCTTCCACGCGACGGTCTCATCCCGCGTGACACCGGCGACGCTCGGCGATCTGCCGGCCCTGATCGACCTCGCGCGCCGCGAGGAGTGGGCGACGCTCACGCTCCACCTGCCGGTCCACACGCGACGGGCGCGAGACGCCTGGGAACCGGATACCGACGTCCTGAACCTCCTGGAGCCAGTCTTCGATCACTTCCTCGCGGGAGAGCACTGGCTCGTCGAGACGTACATCCCCTGGGCGCCGCTGCACCCGGCGATGCAGCGTCTCGGCGAGCGGGTGCGCGTCGTTCACCGCGGCTGCAGCGCGGGGCGCGACCGCCTCACCGTGAATCCCTGCGGCACGCTCAGCCCGTGCGTCTGCCTCGATGTCCCCGGCGCGCACGTCGGGAACGTCGAGCGCGACGGCCTGGAAGCGGTCTTCGCGTCCGCCGCGCTCCGCGACGCGGAGCGCAGGGCGAGCCCGCAGGGATCCTGCGCGGGCTGTGACCTCTTTGCCTCGTGCAGGGGCGGCTGCCGCGCCGCGGCCTACGCGTTCTCCGGGAGCATGCGCGCCGAGGATGCGTCCTGCCCCGTGCGACGCCTGCCCGGAGGACCCCGCGCCGCCGGCGCCCGTGGGTAGCGTGGCCCGGGGGCCCGCCGTCGCGGCCCTCCTCCTGGGCAGGCGGGGGCTGGGCAAGGTCGTCCACGTCTGGCTGCCGGTGGCGGTGCTGGCCGCGACGGCACCCGCCGGCGACGCGACACCGGCGCTGCTCGCGGCCGCCCGCGTCCTCGTCGCCGCGGGGTGCTTCGCCCAGGTCAGCATCCTCGCGAACGACCTGTTCGACCGGCGCCAGGACGAAGCCGCCGGCAAGCGGCGGTGGATCGCGACCGTTCCGCTCCCGGGCGCGGTCGCGCTCCTGGCCCTCGTCGCCGCGATCGGGGCCGGCGCGCTGGCGGTCGCGGGAGGGCGCCCGGCCCTCCTCGTCTACGGGTCCTCGCTCGCGCTGGGTATCCTCTACTCCGCCCCGCCCCTGCGGCTGAAGGTGCGCGGGCTCGCGGGTCCCGTGACGTACGCCGCCGCCACGGCCGGGGCCTACGCGCTGCTTCCCGGCGTCGTCCTCGGGGGCCGGTCCGGCGTTCTGGCGTATCTCGCGGCCGTCGTCTTCCTCGACAAGTGGGTGCACCTCCTCCACCACCAGGTCACCGACCACGACGCCGACCGGTTGGGCGGCGCCGCGACCTTTGCGGTCGCCGCCGGACTGGCGCGCGCCCGCGCCCTGCTGCGCTGCGCCGCCTGGGTGGCGACGGGCTGCTTCCTTGCCGCGCCCGCGCTGCTCCTGCAGACCGGACCGCGCCGGGGTGCGGCGATCGCCGTCGCCGCGACGGTCATCGGCCTCGTGGCCGCCGGGGCCAGCGCACGCGGGGTGCCGGGGACGCGCACGACGTTCGCGCGGGAACTGCCGGCGCTCTACCTCGGGCTCGGGCTCTCCACCGTCCGGCTGCTGCCGGTCCTGCTGCTCACGGCGGCGGCGCTCGACGCCCCGGGGCTCTGGCCGCTCTGCCTCGCCGCGGCGGCGACCGCTGCCGCGGAACTCGGGAGCTATGCCTCCCGGCCCGGTCCCGCCAGCCGCCCGCTGCCAGCGGCTTCGTCCGTTCTCGCGGCCGCCGGCTTCGCGCTCGCGCTCGTCGCGCGGGTCGCGCTGCTGCACGACAAGCCGTTCTGGCGCGACGAGGCCTGGGTCGCGTCGCTCACCGCGGAGTCGGTCCCCGCGATACTCGCGACCGCCCAGCCGGCGCCCGTCGGCTTCGTGCTCCTCGCGAAGGTGACCGCGCTGCTCGCCGGCGCGATTCCCGGGGTGACCCCCGAGATCGCTCTCCGGCTGCTGCCGCTGCTCTGCGGCCTCGCGGCGGTCGCCGCGCTCCCGCGGCTGGCGCGCGCCCTCGGAGCCTCGCCGGCCGTCTCGACGACGGTCCTCCTCGCTGCCGCCGGCGCGCCCCCCCTCGTCTACTATTCGCGCGAACTCAAGCACTACGGCGTCGACCTGCTCCTCGCCGCGCTCGTGCCGCTGCTCGTGCTGCGCTTCTTCGGACGCGACGCGGGCGCGCCGGCGGGCGCACGACCGGGGAGCGGGACGCGGCCGCTCGCGGCGGCGCTGCTGGCCGCGCCCTGGGTCTCCTTCGCCTCGGTCTTCCCCATCGCAGGGGCGATCGGCTGGGGCTGGGCGGCGCCCTGGCGCGACGCGGCGGCTGCGACGCGACGCCGCTGGGCGGCGCTGACCCTCTTGTACGCCCTGTCGTTCGCGCTGGCCCTCGCTGCTGCCGTGCACCGGCAGGCCGGGAACCCGCTGCTCCTCCAGGCCTGGGAGAGCGATCTCGCCCGCGGGGACGCCCAGCCATTCGCGGTCAGGACGGCGTCCGTCGCGACGGACTGCGTGCGGGTCACGTTCTCGTACTTCTTCCCTGGGCTCGAGCTCATCGCGCTCCCGCTCGCGGCGCTCGGTCTGGTCGCGTGGACAAGACCGGGTGTCTCGATCCTCCGCTTCCTGGCCGTGTCGACCTTCTCGCTCACGGTCGCCGCAGTGCTCGCCCACCGCTACATCGCCGCGCAGGGCAGGTTCCTCCTCTTCGCGGCGCCGCTGGTGCTGCTCTGCGTGGCCTCGGGCATCGCCGAGCTGGGGCGACGCCTCCAGCCCGTTGTCGGGCCGCGCCTCGCGGGCGCGGCGCCCCTGGCGGTCGCGGCGGCCGCGGCGGTGGCGTGGACGGGGGCCGCGGTCGAGCACCGACTGCCGCCGTACCGCAACGACGTCGCGCGCTACTTCCGCTACGACATCCTCCACGACGTGGAGCCCCTCGTCGCGGCGGCGGCGAGCGCGATCGGGCCGGGCGAGCCGGTGCTCGTCTCGTTCGGCTGTGCGCGACCCTTCCGCTGGTACGCGCAGGGGCGGCTCCCGGACGCGACGGCCCTCTCGCCGCCACTGACGCCCGCCGACGCCGCGCGCGCCCTGCGCGCGTGGACGGACAGGACCCGGTGCTGGGTTCTCCTGCTCGACGAGGAGGAGCGCTCCTGGGAGCGGATGACCGTGCGCGCGGGCTTCAGGCGCTCGGTCGCGGCAACCGCCCGCGGCGCCCAGCTCTGGGAGCTGCTGCCGCTCGGTGAGGCGCCGGCCGCGAGCACGGCGCCGCGCCGCCCGCCGCCGCTATCCCAGGCGGGCCCGGCGGCGCTTGACCTGCGTCAATGATGCCCGCGCCGCCCGGAGGTATGTTCTCCGGCAGGATCGGGTGCGCGGCCGGCGCCGCGGACCCGCAGGCGCATCACCGGACGGAAGGGGGCACGGGACCGATGAAGAAACTGGAACTGGCGAAAATGCGGGAGTTCAATCCGGGCTCGATGAAGAAGAACCTGCTCCACGACTCGCCGTGGTTCAGGATCATCAACTTCAACCTGCCCGCCGGCCAGACCTTCCCCGTCCACTCGCACGACACGGAGGGGCAGCTGAGCATCCTCGTGATCGAGGGCGAAGGCGAGTTCCTCGGGGCCGGCGATGCCGCCATGCCCGCCGTTGCCGGCGACATGCTCGTCTCGGAGATCGCCGAGCCGCACGGGGTCCGGGCGCGGACGGACATGCGGATCGTGGTGACGATCGCCCCGCCGTTCTAGCCCGGATTATTCACGAGGGGTCTGCAGTTCGACGTATTTTGAGGTAGTGAGGGACGCCGGAGAGAGAGCGACGCCGCTCCGGTTGGTTGCGGAAGCCGGTTTGTGGCCGTTGGCGAGCGACGCGCTGGTAGCGAGGG from bacterium includes:
- a CDS encoding epoxyqueuosine reductase, which translates into the protein MSTGARERRAWVETTLRELVLGAPENTLRDRGGVAIFGPPLVGVADGDDPLFETFRDVVSPRHLMPRAVIRDRMADPSAPVRVIAWALPYTEAVRRSNRGAEWPSSLYSQARNNAAALSERVSRSFVARLVERGHAATTPIATAAYDAFRDERWVFSSAWSERHAAYAAGLGTFGLNAGLITPAGIAVRFGSAVTDLDVEVSASPTGSHRHPCLGPDGTGCGRCIPRCPAGAIGPDGLDKEKCYQRRNVVRERFLPGYRQTLELLEADVVKGGKRTSGHSLGCALCQCGVPCEAGTPQTAAGGGHAGA
- a CDS encoding radical SAM protein gives rise to the protein MLDVKLKLRPGHTAERTWDGPAALRQLVWNITYACNFSCAVCYADAGRRRDGEIDTAAAKNLIARAREAGVRDVIVSGGEPFMRPDVPELLAAMARHGISARIATNGSLLTDELLRRLRAETLVSSFQVSIDTLDPSRYAALHGCDPALLERAIAATRLVQAAGFHATVSSRVTPATLGDLPALIDLARREEWATLTLHLPVHTRRARDAWEPDTDVLNLLEPVFDHFLAGEHWLVETYIPWAPLHPAMQRLGERVRVVHRGCSAGRDRLTVNPCGTLSPCVCLDVPGAHVGNVERDGLEAVFASAALRDAERRASPQGSCAGCDLFASCRGGCRAAAYAFSGSMRAEDASCPVRRLPGGPRAAGARG
- a CDS encoding UbiA family prenyltransferase; translation: MARGPAVAALLLGRRGLGKVVHVWLPVAVLAATAPAGDATPALLAAARVLVAAGCFAQVSILANDLFDRRQDEAAGKRRWIATVPLPGAVALLALVAAIGAGALAVAGGRPALLVYGSSLALGILYSAPPLRLKVRGLAGPVTYAAATAGAYALLPGVVLGGRSGVLAYLAAVVFLDKWVHLLHHQVTDHDADRLGGAATFAVAAGLARARALLRCAAWVATGCFLAAPALLLQTGPRRGAAIAVAATVIGLVAAGASARGVPGTRTTFARELPALYLGLGLSTVRLLPVLLLTAAALDAPGLWPLCLAAAATAAAELGSYASRPGPASRPLPAASSVLAAAGFALALVARVALLHDKPFWRDEAWVASLTAESVPAILATAQPAPVGFVLLAKVTALLAGAIPGVTPEIALRLLPLLCGLAAVAALPRLARALGASPAVSTTVLLAAAGAPPLVYYSRELKHYGVDLLLAALVPLLVLRFFGRDAGAPAGARPGSGTRPLAAALLAAPWVSFASVFPIAGAIGWGWAAPWRDAAAATRRRWAALTLLYALSFALALAAAVHRQAGNPLLLQAWESDLARGDAQPFAVRTASVATDCVRVTFSYFFPGLELIALPLAALGLVAWTRPGVSILRFLAVSTFSLTVAAVLAHRYIAAQGRFLLFAAPLVLLCVASGIAELGRRLQPVVGPRLAGAAPLAVAAAAAVAWTGAAVEHRLPPYRNDVARYFRYDILHDVEPLVAAAASAIGPGEPVLVSFGCARPFRWYAQGRLPDATALSPPLTPADAARALRAWTDRTRCWVLLLDEEERSWERMTVRAGFRRSVAATARGAQLWELLPLGEAPAASTAPRRPPPLSQAGPAALDLRQ
- a CDS encoding cupin domain-containing protein → MKKLELAKMREFNPGSMKKNLLHDSPWFRIINFNLPAGQTFPVHSHDTEGQLSILVIEGEGEFLGAGDAAMPAVAGDMLVSEIAEPHGVRARTDMRIVVTIAPPF